Within the Anaerolineae bacterium genome, the region GCGCCGAGCCTGTGCTTCCAACGGCAGCTGCCTGCTCACGAGACGAAGAGCCTCAGCCACGACGCTGCACTCGGCAGCATCGAGCTGGACGGTTACTCGGCCTTGTTCAAAACCCACGATCCTCATGTAATCCTCCAAACACCACCCTAGAGGTCATTATTCCTGTCACACTTGGGCAAGTCAACTCTGGACTGGAACGAGGGTCGCCAGCCGACTGAGCTCCGCTCAGCGGGGGCGCTCCCGGTGCCGGGGCAGCCCACCTTCTCGCGCGGAGACTGGCTCGTCGCGGGGGTGATTGGCGAAGAGGCGCCGAGCGTTGTCGCCAGAGGCACCTGGGGTTAGGATTCGGTTCCACCTGGCGTGGGAGCGGCGCCGTGAGTGTACCGTAGCATTGGGGAGGAAATGAAGGATGAAGGGTCGCAGTCTGTTGATGATACCGGGGCCGATCGAGTTCGAGCCCGTGGTCTTGGCCACCATGGCCGAGCCTACTACCAGTCATGTAGCCGGCAACTTCATCGAGGTGTTCGGGCAGGCCCTCGAGCGCACCCGCAGGGTCTTCCTGAGCGAGGATGGGCAACCATTCGTGGTGGCCGGCTCGGGCACCCTGGCCATGGACCTGGCAGCGGCCAACCTCACCGAGGAGGGTGACCGGGCCCTGGTGGTGAATACCGGCTACTTCGGGGACCGGTTCGGCGCTCTCCTTGAACGCTATGGCGCCCAGGTGACTCACGTCCGCGCCCCGGTGGGCTCGCGACCGTCGCTGGAAGAGATCGAGGCGGAGCTAGGACGGGCCCAGTACAAGCTGGTGACGGTCACCCACGTGGATACCTCTACCGGCGTCATAGCCGACGTTCCCGGGGTAGCCCGCCTGGCCCGGGAACACGGGGCGCTATCGGTGGTGGACGGGGTGTGCTCGGTAGCGGGCGAGGAGCTGCGCCTGAGCGACTGGGGGGTGGACGTGGCCCTGACGGCGTCCCAGAAAGCGGTGGGCGTGCCCCCCGGCTTGGCCCTGTTGGTGGCTGGGCCGAGAGCGCTGGAGGTCTTCCGCCGGCGCCGCTCGCCCGTCCGCAGCTACTACGCTGACTGGGACAACTGGCTCCCTATCATGGAAGCGTACGAGGCCCGGAGGCCCAGCTACTTCGGTACCCCGCCGGTCAACCTGGTGGCTGCCCTGAACGTGAGCTTGGGCCTAATCCTGGCTGAGGGCCTGGAGCGACGCTTCTCCCGTCACCGAGCTTTGAGCCGCATGTGCAAGGCAGGCGTACAGGCTCTGGGGCTGGAGCAGGTGCCCGAGCGGCCCGAGTACGCTGCGCACACCATGACCGCCCCTCGCTACCCTGAGGGTGTAGACGGAGCCAAGTTCCTGGGTTACGTCCGGGAGGCTGGCGTGATCCTGGCAGGTGGACTGCACCCACTTATCCGGGACCAGTACTTCCGCATCGGCCACATGGGGCCCAACAACATGGGAGACGTGATGGCGACGGTGGCAGCGATCGAGGCGGGGCTGGAGATGGCCGGCTACCGCTTCGAGAGAGGGGCCGGCCTGGCGGCGGCTGGAAGGGCAGTGGCTGGTGGGTAGTGGCTAGCTCTCCGGGCAGTGCATCCCGGTCCTGTTGGCTAGGGGCTATCCCCTCGTCACTATGGCACTACTGAAGGAGCACCGAGCATGATAGTGGTGGATTCGCACCTGGACTTGGCCATGAACGCTCTGAACTGGAATCGCGATCTGCGCCTGAGCGCCCACGAGACTCGTGCTCTCGAGGCCGGCATGACGGAGAAGGGCCGAGGTGCGGGCACCGTCGGCTTCCCCGACATGCGCCGGGGCAAGGTGGCCCTCTCTTCAGCCACCCTCATCGCGCGGGTGGCGTGGCCGGGCACCAACGTTCCCGGTTACCGTACTGCGGAGATTGCCTACGGCCACGCCCAGGGGCAGTTGGCCTTCTACCGCCTGCTGGAGGAGCAGGGCGACGTCCGCATCATCGCCGATCGGGCGGGCTTGGAGGAGCACCTGGCCCGGTGGCAGGAACCACTGCAAGACGAGCCGCCCCTGGGCTTCTTCCTCAGCATGGAAGGAGCCGACCCCATCGTCTCTCCCGAGCAGGTCGGCCGCTGGTGGGATGAGGGCCTGCGGGTGGTGAGCCTGTGTCACTACGGCATTAGCGCCTACTCTCACGGAACCGGCATGCCAGGGGGCCTACTGCCAGCGGCCTACGACCTCCTGGCCGAGATGGAGAAGGTAGGCATGGTGCTGGACGTCAGCCACCTGGCGGATGAGGCCTTCTTCCAGGCTCTGGACGCCTTCGGCGGGAGGGTGCTGGCCAGTCACCACAACTGCCGCGCCCTGGTGCCGGGAGACAGGCAGCTCACCGACGAACAGATTCGGCTGATGATCGAGCGCGACGGAGTCATCGGGGCGGCCCTGGACGCCTGGATGATCGTGCCGGGATGGGTCAAGGGGGAGACGAAACCCGAAGCGGCGAGCATGGAGGATTACGCGGATCACATAGACCACGTCTGCCAGATCGCTGGGAATGCCCGGCACGCCGCCATCGGCAGCGACCTGGATGGGGGCTACGGAAAGGAGCAGACCCCTCACGACCTGGACACCATCGCCGATCTGCAGAAGGTGCCGGACATCCTGCGACGGCGGGGATATGCCGAGGAGGACGTGGAGCTCATCATGCACGGCAACTGGGTCCGGCTGTTGAGAGAGGTGCTGCCGGAGCCGGGCTCCCATTGCGCACCATAGAGGAGTTGCCATGAGCACCGTCACCGTTCCCGCTCACTACTACCAACAGTTCGACGCCGACCTGGCTCTGGAGGTTCCAGCCGAGGGCTATGGGGGCTGGCGAAAGGGGGACATCCCTCTGTCACTGGACCACAGCGCCCTGGTGGTGATGCACGCCTGCGACACCGGTACCCCCCAGCAGTTCCCTGGCTGGCACCGGGCGGTGGAGTACATGGGCCGAGCCAATGCCATCGCCAGGGACGTCTTTCCGCCGCTCCTGGCGGCCGTGCGTCGCTCGCCTCTCAGGCTCTTCCACGTGGTCGGCGGTGGCGACTACTACAAGGAGCTGCCCGGCTACCAGCGAGCGCTGGCGTTGGCTGGCCCGGAGCCGGAGGCTTTGCCCAGCGTCGAGGCTGACCCGGTCCTGGAGCGGCTGCGGGAGTTCCGTCGGCAGCACGTCTTCGTGGGCCCTCATAACGAGGCCGATGTAGAGGCCGGGTTCGCGCGGGTGGACTTTATGCCCCAGGCGCGGCCCCAGAGCGACGAAGGGGTGGCCGAGAATGGGCGGCAGCTCTTCGCCCTCTGTCGCGAGGAAGGGGTGAACCACCTCATCTACGTCGGCTTCGCCATCAACTGGTGCCTGCTGCTCTCTCCTGGAGGCATGTGGGAGATGCAGAAGTACGGTCTGCTGTGCTCCACCATCCGGGAGGCAACTACAGCGGTGGAGAATAAGGAGACGGCCAGGACGGAGACAGCGAAGCAGATTGCGCTGTGGCGCGTGGCGCTGGCCTTCGGCTTCGTGTTCGATCTGTCGGACTTCCTCGGAGCACTGGGCAGCAGGGGGTAGCAGGCGGTTACGACCCCGAGCACGGCGGCCCCGGCTGTGGATACCGAGATGGCGCCTCTCACGGCTCGCGAAAGCGGTAGCCCTCGCCACGCACGTTGGTGATGTAAGTGGGATGGCTGGGGTCGTCGCCCAGCTTTTGCCGCAGGTAGCGAACGTAGACGCGCAGGTAGACGCTCTGATCCTTGTGTTCCGGCCCCCACACCTGGGTGAGCAACTCCTCGTAGGACAGGAGCCGGCCCGGGTGGCGGAGGAAGTACGCCAGGAGCCGGTACTCCTTGGGCGTTAGCCCCAGAGGCCGGCCCTGCTTGTGTACCTCGTGTCGGGTGGTGTCCAGCACTAGATCCAGGTTGGTGAGCACCCTGGGCTCGGAACCGGCGCCGCCGGCCGCCGAAGCAACTCGCCGCAGGAGGCTGCCCGCCCGCGCCTTCAGCTCCGCCAGGCTGAAAGGTTTGCGCACATAGTCGTCCGCTCCGCAGCTGAAGCCCTTGAGCACGTCGTCCTCGGTGACTCGGGCGGTGAGCATAAGGACCGGGATACCGCTCGCGGCCTTCAGCCGGCGGCAGACCTCCCACCCGTCCAAGCCGGGCAACATGATGTCCAGAATCACCAGATCGGGCTGCTCGTGCCCGACCATCTCCAGGCCCAGAACCCCGTCTTCCGCCAGGAGCACACGGTAGCCCTCTCTGCTCAGGCTGACCTCGATCAGCCGGGCGAGGTTGGTGTCATCTTCTATCAGCAGGATGCACTGATCCACTGGCTTAACTCTCAACCAGACTGCCGGTGGGCTGTGACTGCCCATCGGCCAGAGCACGGAGGGCACCCCGTCGGCTGCCTGGTTGCAGCGCTCGGGGGAGTCGCCTTCGAGGTCACCGGCTTGGGGCCTGAGTGCCGGACAGCGGACGCGTGAGGGACGGATGAGGCGGATCTGGTCCACTGATCCTCTCGTGGAAGGATACCACCGAGACTGCCGTGTGGCGATAAACGCCGGGTTAGAATGGTATAAGGGTTGGATAAGAAATGCTCGCCAGTGCCCGGCGAGAGGAGGAGATCTGGGACTTCCGGCTATGGCATCCAGCTGCCCTCAGGACTCGCGGAAGCGGTAACCTTCTCCCCTTACGTTGAAGATGTAGGACGGGTTGGCGGAATCGTCCTGGAGCTTCTGGCGCAGGTAGCTCACGTAGAGGCGAAGGTACTGGTCCTCGTCCGAGAACTCCGGTCCCCACACGTGAGTGAGGAGCTCGCTATGGGTGAGCAGGCGGCCGGGGTTCTGGAGGAAGTAGCTGAGGAGGCGGAACTCGAGTGGAGTCAGCTCCACGGGCACGCCGCCCTTGGTGACCTGATGGCGCGCCAGATCCACCTGAAGGTCACCGTTGTGGAGCACGTTCCCCTGAGTTGAAGTGGCGCCGTAGAGCTCCGCCCGCTTGAGCAATGCCTTCACCCGAGCGGCCAGCTCTGCCAGGCTGAAAGGCTTGCGCACATAGTCGTCGGCTCCGGAGTCGAAGCCCTGGAGCACATCCTCCTCAGTGGCCCTGGCGGTAAGCATGAGTACGGGGGTGTTGGACATCTGCTTGAGGCGGCGACACACTTCCCAGCCGTCGAGCCCGGGCAGCATCACGTCCAGGATCACCAGGTCGGGGTGTTGCTCGTAAGCTCGCCTCAGCCCGAGGTCGCCGTCCCGCGCAGTGAAGACCTCGAAACCCTCGCGGGACAGTGTGATCTCTACCACCTTAGCGAGGTGCTCGTCATCTTCGATAAGGAGAACTCGCTTCGTGCCCATGCCAACTCACCCTGAGAACCGTATCACAGTGGTAGGGCTCCATACCACGCCTATCCCGCCTAACAGCCTGTCGGGCGGTCGCCCTCCGGCGGCCGAGGTTCGGGCCGGCCCCCGGGCGGAGAGGAGCCAGGCCGCCGCACGCGCATCCGCCCACTCTCCCTCGGAAGGTGGCCCCTCGCCGCTTGGGACCATTGTACTACGCGGCACCGGTCTGTCCAGCGGCATGGGCAGCAGACTCGGTCTCCCTCGGTCTTGGCGCCTGCGGGCGAGCGGTGACTCGGAAGGGAGAGGGGAACGCCAGAGGCTGGCCTTTGTGGACGCTGCTGGGGAGTCACGTACACGACGCAACCGAAGGAGTCGCAGGCGTCGGTGCGCTCTCCCCAGCAGCCTTAGCAGAGCCCCAGAGCAGGCAAGACAGCCCTGCTCCTACACGTGGGTCATGTCTCCACCCGGCTCCGCGGCGCCCCTGGGCCGGTCATGTCCCGGCGCGGCCCGGCGTCGCTCCCACGCTTGGGTTATGTTTGAATCCGGCCCTGGCGCCAAGGTCCGAGCTTGACTGTGTGTGGAGCTGCTGCCGCCGTGCCGGCCGCGTGCTTCTACACCACCTCCACCGTCGGTGGGTTGATGAAATCGTGGTAGCGGGCGGCCACATGGCCCAACTGGGCGTCGCCGCGGTGGATGAGCAGCCGGTAACGGAACACCAGGTCCTGCCCTGCCTCCAGCAGCAAGGATCCGTCCAGACTGGCGTCCGCCTTGTAGTCGTGCCAGGCGAAGGGGTTGGCCGTCATCAGTCCGTAGTTGCGAACGTGGTACTCGGTGGGGTAGCGGACGTTGTCGGGGTGATCCATGATGGCGATGCCCACGAAGCGATCGGCCACCGGACCGGAGTAATCACACCACTGGGCCTTCTTGCCCCAGTTCTCCTTCTCGTTGATGCCCCCGTAGGCGTTCTCGATCTTGCCGCCCAGGCCCGAGGCCACGTCCATGGAGGTGGCCACCCGCACCGAGAGGATCCCTCCTTCCTTGGTGTCCCCGAACTTCACTGGCCCCATGTCGGCTCGGAAGTGCACCGTGTAATCCACGATCTTCTCGTGGTTGGGGAGCAGGTTGTAGAAGACCATGGTCCGCTGCTCGTACATCACCTTCTCGCCCCGGTTGCTGACCCAGTCGTTGTCGGCCTGGATCACCCCCAGCACAGGCCCGCTCACTAGCTGCCTGAAGCCCCGATGCAAGATCCGCCCATGCCCGGGCGTCTCGCTCCAGTTGTCCACTCCGTTTACGTCGCCGTGAGCGGTGTAGATGGACTTGTGGTGCGGATGGTCGTGCTTCTCGCCTTCGATGTCCTGCACCATGGGATAGTTCCGGGTTACGTTGTCGCCATACGGGCCCACTACCGGCCACAGAAACGGCCGCGCCCAGTGGTCGGCGTAGTTGTAGGCGGTGAAAAGGTGGTTGCCGATCTGGACCCGAACCCGCCCGTCCTGATCCTCCAACACGACGCCGCGGCGGGCCTCCTCCTCGGTGCTGGTCTCCAGCAGATACTCCCGGGTACCGCCTGCCGCGAGCACGTCTACTACCCAGTGGACCCACAGGTTGCCCTGATCGTCCAGGCCACCCTGGCAGGTCACCGGACGGCCGGTGGCAGTCTCAGTCAGTCTGAGCGAGCGCGGCTTGCCGTCGGCCCGACCCACGTTCACCTTCACCGGGCAGTCCACCCGGCAGTGCTCGCCCGCGTGCAGCCTCAGTCTCCATTCTGGCATGTAGACACCTCCAGTTAGGTTACAGGTTACAGGGGACAGGTTGCAGGGAATGCCTCCGAGTAGCCTCTCTCTGTCCGCCGTAACCTGTTCCCTGTAACCTATCCCCCATAACCTACTCTCTGCTCTTGAGGTACTCTATGCTCTCCCGGGCAATGCGCTCGGCACCGGGGGAGAAGTCGAAGACCTCCACCGATATCCAGCCACCGTAGCCGATGTCCTTCAGGGCCTGAAGGATAGGCCGATACTCTATGGGACCCATCCCCGGCCCCAACTTGCCGTCATTGGCGTGGAAGTGGCCCAAGTGGTCCTTCGCTTCCCGGATGATGTCGGGGATGGGCCGGCCTTCGTCCGACATGGCCTTGACGTCCAGGTGAAGGGCCACGCTGGGGTGATCCACCAACTCGACCAGGCGCACGCCCTGGTCCTTAGTGTAGATGAAGTTGGTGTCGTCTCGGGCTAGGGGCTCGATGCAGATCAGGATTCCCTCTTCCTGGGCCACCGGCGCTACTCTCTGGAAGAAGTGCGCGGCCCACTCCCAGGCGTCCTCCTCGGCCACGCCGGGGAGCACGTTCCGCTGCTGGGGAGAGCCGAACACCATGATCTTGCCCCCCATGTCGCCGGTGCGACGGATGAGGGTAGTCATGTAGGCAGCGGCCCGATCCCGGGCCTCGCGGTCGGCAGAGGTGATATGCAGGCCCTCAGTGCGGGCCAGCAGCCAGTGCATGCCCACCACTTCGAGCCCGTGAGCCCGAATCTGGTCGCCCACGCGCCTGGCCTCTTCCGGGCTCATCTGAGCCACGTGGGTGTCGAAGGCGAAAGGGGCCACTTCTAGGCCGGTATAGCCCAGCCGGGCCACCAGGGGCAGGTATTCCCCTAGGGGCTGGCCTTCGAAGAGCTCGTTACAGATCGCGTACTTCACGAGTTCCACTCCGTAACGCTGGTTCGGATCTCACCGCGGAGATCGCAGAGACCGCAGAGCGGGTCACAGGTTACAGGGGATAGGTCATAGGGATGTGCATCCAGCTATGCTACTCTATCCTCTGTAACCTGTTCCCTTCTCCGTGTCTTGGTGGCCAATCTCTAGAGGGGCAACTTGACCTCTCTATGGGTGCGGGCGGCCCTGTAGATGGCCAGCATTATCTCCACCGGCTTGCGAGCGCTCTCCCCGGTGATGAAGGGATCGCGATCTTCGCGGATGGCCTCGATCATGTCGGCAAAGATGGGCTGGTGCCCGTGAAGGGCGGTCGCCCGCGGGTCGGTGGCGACGGAGACGCCGCTACCCTCCTCCCGCGGACCATACATGGCCTTGATCTCTTGCTCCTCCTTGCCTTCAGGATCGTCGCGCAGCTTCCATACCTCGATGGTGTCGCGCCTCTTCCCCGTGGCGATGGTACCATTCTCGCCGTGAATGGTGAGGGTATCGCCTCCGCCAGGCCAAGCGGCAGTAGTCGTGTTGATGCTGCCGATGGCACCGTTCTCGAACTGGAGCACCGCGGAGACCTTGTCCTCGGCCTCGATATCATGGGCGTAGCGACCCATGTAGCCGAAGACGGAGGAGACCGGGCCAGCCAACCACTGCACCAGGTCCATGGTATGGATGCCCTGGTTGGCGAGGGAGCCGCCCCCATCCATGGCCCAAGTGCCCTTCCACTTGCCGTGCTTCTCATCCTCGTAGTAGCTCTGCTCGCGCCACCAGAAGAGGTCGGCGTGAATGCCGTAGAGCTTGCCCAGCCGGCCGCTGTCTATGATCTCCTTGAGGCGCTGGTAGAGAGGGTTGTAGCGCGACTGGAAGACGGCGCCCAGTTTCACTCCTGCCTTGTCGGCCTCCTCTATGAGTCGGTCTATGGCGCGGAGGTTGATGTCAATGGGCTTCTCTACCACGATGTGCTTGCCGGCGCGGGCAGCACGGATGCCGAACTTGGCGTGCATTCCGCTCGGCAGCGCGATGCTGACCACCTCTACATCCGGGTTGCGCAGCATGCGCCCGAAGTCCTTGTACTTCTTGGCCCCGTAGCGATCGCCTACGGCGTTGAGGCGCTCCTCATCGATGTCGCACACGGCGACCAGCCGAGCACCCGGCAGGTCATATATGTCGCGTGCGTGCCCGGCCCCCATGCCCAGGCCGACCACGGCGAAACCGATCTCACGTTCAGCCATTTCCCCAGTCCTCCTCGCGATGCATGGCCGGCATACCCAGGCCGGCAGGCGGCCCAAAGCGCAGGCTTGGCTGCTAGAGCCGGCCTTATCTTCTTGCATATGGGTTCGTCTGACAAGGGCAACGGCAGAGGGCAGGGTACAGGGGATAGGTTACAGGGGTCAGGGATTGCCTATTCAGGGCCTCTATCCTGCTCCCCTGCGACTTGCCCCCTAATACGTATGACCTACGCCCTGTTCCTGAACCGGTCGTCCTCACTCAGCATCCGCCGCAGCCCATCCTCTAGGCTCACTTTGGGGGTGTAGCCCAGCAGTTGCGAGGCGAGGCTGATGTCGGCCACCGAGTGGGAAACGCCCCCCTCTTGAGAGGGGTTGTGGATGGGGCTTGTGCGCCGGCCGCTGGCGTCCTCCACTAGGGCCACCAGCTGCCTGATGCTGCACTCGCGACCACTGCCTACGTTAATGACCTGGCCGGCCAGGCCGGGGCGTTCTCCCGCCGCCACCAGGGCATCGGTCACGTCGTCTATGTAGACGAAGTCCCGCGTCTGGTTGCCATCGCCGAAGATGACGATGGAGCCGCCATTGATGGCCCGGCGGAGGAACAGAGGTATGACTGGCGCGTGCGAGGCGGGAAGGGGCTGCCCGGGGCCGTAGGTGTTGAAGATGCGCAGGACCACCGTCTCGAACCCGGCTAGCCGGCCCACGGTTCGGCAGTAGTACTCAGCGGCCAGCTTGCTGACAGCGTAGGGCGAGCCCGGATTGGGCACGGCAGCCTCGCTTATGGGCATCTGTGTCTGCTCGCCGTACACGGCACCGGAGGAGGCGAGCACTACTTTGGGCACCCCCACGTCCCGCACCGCCTCCAGAAGGCAGACAGTCCCCCCTACGTTGACGTCGTTGTAGTCCCGCGGGTACAAGTTAGAGGCGGGCACCGAGACCTTCGCCGCCAGATGGTAGACGCAGTCGGTGTCCTGGAGCAGTGACCAGAGCTTCGGCACGTCCCGCACGTCGCCTCGGGTGAAGAGCACTTCGTCGCGCAGGCGAGAGGGATCACCGGCGCTAAGGTCGTCCAACACGTGGACCTCGTGCCCCGCTCCCGCCAGTCGGTTGGCTAACGCCGTTCCCAAGAAGCCGGCGCCGCCCGTGATCAGATAACGCATAGCGTACTCCAACGAAGAGAATATGACACGTGACACGTGATGCGTGATACGTGATGCGTGATACGTGACGCGTGACACACCTGCCTCGCGTATCACGCATCACGTGTCACGTATCACGCATCACGTATCATCCCGTCACTGTCACCTGCACATGTTCGGTCTCGGCGCTGTTGCCGGCGGCATCATAGCCGATGGCCCAGACCTCGTGCTGACCGGCTGGCACGTCTGTCAGCATCACCTTGAAGGCATAGGGTGTGACCGTGCTCATCCCGATCTGGGCGCCGTCCAGGTAGAACTCTACTCTATCCATCCGGAGGTTGTCCACAGCATCCACCTGAATGGTGAACCAGGCCCCTTCCACGTCGCTGCGGGAGTGCTTGCTGCCTGGGTAGGGATGGTTGAGCTTCACCTGGGGTGGCTCGTTGTCTACCGTCACTTGCACGTTGGCGAGCCACTCTGCGTGGTTGTGGTCCACCACCGAGAGCTGGATGGTGTAGAGGCCCGATAGCCCGGTGGTGTCCCAGTATTCGAGGGTGCCATTGTCCACCTGATGGCCGTGTTCGGACCCGATGGTCATCCAGGCTGACGGATTGAGCCCCTCCCCGTACTTGAGCCGGTAGACAGCCTGGTTGGGCACTCGGGCATTGCCCGCGATCTCCACCACACCGCGGACATACTGGTAAGGGGCGGGGCGAAGGATGGCTGCCTCTTGGGCGGCGGAGCCTTCCTCCGGCAAGGGGTCGTATTCGGTGGGCGGCTGGGGTATCCCGGCCATGCGCACCCAGTCGGCTGCCTCAGGTGGGTAGATCTCGTACACGCGCTCTTCCACCAGTTCCGCCGGCGTGTATACCGTGGCCAGCCGGCCCGTCTCCCGGTTCACCCGAAAGACCTGATGCATGGTGCAGTAGCCGGTGGGTTCAGTCCCCTCGACGAAGATCTCGGTTCTGGTGTGGGGGCAGTGATCGGTAGCCAGCTGGCCCGAGAGGGCGCACACCTTCTCCTCAACGATGCCGGGCGGTCGCTGGAACTCCATCACGGGCAAACCCTCGTGCAGCTTGAGCATGATCTCGTGGTAGATAGGGCCGGCACCAGTGGAGCCGAGCAGCCGGTTCATCTTGGTGCGGTCTGCATTGCCGATCCACACGCCTACGGCGTACTGGGGGGTGAAACCCATGGTCCAGGCATCGCGATTGTCGTTGGTCGAACCGGTCTTGGTGGCCACCGGCCGGTCGGGCAGGACCAGGTTAGCAGCGCTGGCCCCGAAGGCAGGCGCGCGCGCTGCCGTGTCCGAGAGGATGCTTTGGAGCACGTAGGCGTACTGCGGCTCCACCACCCGGCGCACTTCTGGCTGGGTGTACTGCTTGAGGATGTTCCCCTCCGAGTCCTCCACCAGCAGGATGGCCACGGGGTCGAGCTCGCGGAATCCGGGGCGGCGCTCCCAGGCAGGCACGGGCTGCCCGGCCATGTGTCCCCCGTTAGCCACTACGCTGTAGCCGTAGGTATGGTCCAGTAGCTTCACCTCTCGGGCCCCCAAGGCCAAGCTCAGTCCGTAGTAGTCGTCCGTGAGGGTGGTGATGCCCATCCTTCGGGCCATGGCTACCACATTGGGTATGCCCACCATGTCGAGGAGCTTGACCGCTGGTATGTTGTAGGAGCAGGCCAGGGCCGAACGGAGCGTCTGGGCTCCGTGATACTGCATGTCTATGTTCATGGGTGAGTAGGGCTCGTTGGGCGGGTCGGGGAAGGTGGTGGGGATATCCATCACCACGGTGGCGGCGGTATAGCCCTGCTCGAAGGCGGTCAAGTAGACGTAGGGCTTGAAGGAGGACCCCGGCTGGCGAGGCGCCAGGGCCA harbors:
- a CDS encoding alanine--glyoxylate aminotransferase family protein, which translates into the protein MIPGPIEFEPVVLATMAEPTTSHVAGNFIEVFGQALERTRRVFLSEDGQPFVVAGSGTLAMDLAAANLTEEGDRALVVNTGYFGDRFGALLERYGAQVTHVRAPVGSRPSLEEIEAELGRAQYKLVTVTHVDTSTGVIADVPGVARLAREHGALSVVDGVCSVAGEELRLSDWGVDVALTASQKAVGVPPGLALLVAGPRALEVFRRRRSPVRSYYADWDNWLPIMEAYEARRPSYFGTPPVNLVAALNVSLGLILAEGLERRFSRHRALSRMCKAGVQALGLEQVPERPEYAAHTMTAPRYPEGVDGAKFLGYVREAGVILAGGLHPLIRDQYFRIGHMGPNNMGDVMATVAAIEAGLEMAGYRFERGAGLAAAGRAVAGG
- a CDS encoding peptidase M19, producing the protein MIVVDSHLDLAMNALNWNRDLRLSAHETRALEAGMTEKGRGAGTVGFPDMRRGKVALSSATLIARVAWPGTNVPGYRTAEIAYGHAQGQLAFYRLLEEQGDVRIIADRAGLEEHLARWQEPLQDEPPLGFFLSMEGADPIVSPEQVGRWWDEGLRVVSLCHYGISAYSHGTGMPGGLLPAAYDLLAEMEKVGMVLDVSHLADEAFFQALDAFGGRVLASHHNCRALVPGDRQLTDEQIRLMIERDGVIGAALDAWMIVPGWVKGETKPEAASMEDYADHIDHVCQIAGNARHAAIGSDLDGGYGKEQTPHDLDTIADLQKVPDILRRRGYAEEDVELIMHGNWVRLLREVLPEPGSHCAP
- a CDS encoding response regulator transcription factor, whose protein sequence is MDQIRLIRPSRVRCPALRPQAGDLEGDSPERCNQAADGVPSVLWPMGSHSPPAVWLRVKPVDQCILLIEDDTNLARLIEVSLSREGYRVLLAEDGVLGLEMVGHEQPDLVILDIMLPGLDGWEVCRRLKAASGIPVLMLTARVTEDDVLKGFSCGADDYVRKPFSLAELKARAGSLLRRVASAAGGAGSEPRVLTNLDLVLDTTRHEVHKQGRPLGLTPKEYRLLAYFLRHPGRLLSYEELLTQVWGPEHKDQSVYLRVYVRYLRQKLGDDPSHPTYITNVRGEGYRFREP
- a CDS encoding response regulator transcription factor; this encodes MGTKRVLLIEDDEHLAKVVEITLSREGFEVFTARDGDLGLRRAYEQHPDLVILDVMLPGLDGWEVCRRLKQMSNTPVLMLTARATEEDVLQGFDSGADDYVRKPFSLAELAARVKALLKRAELYGATSTQGNVLHNGDLQVDLARHQVTKGGVPVELTPLEFRLLSYFLQNPGRLLTHSELLTHVWGPEFSDEDQYLRLYVSYLRQKLQDDSANPSYIFNVRGEGYRFRES
- a CDS encoding PmoA family protein, which produces MPEWRLRLHAGEHCRVDCPVKVNVGRADGKPRSLRLTETATGRPVTCQGGLDDQGNLWVHWVVDVLAAGGTREYLLETSTEEEARRGVVLEDQDGRVRVQIGNHLFTAYNYADHWARPFLWPVVGPYGDNVTRNYPMVQDIEGEKHDHPHHKSIYTAHGDVNGVDNWSETPGHGRILHRGFRQLVSGPVLGVIQADNDWVSNRGEKVMYEQRTMVFYNLLPNHEKIVDYTVHFRADMGPVKFGDTKEGGILSVRVATSMDVASGLGGKIENAYGGINEKENWGKKAQWCDYSGPVADRFVGIAIMDHPDNVRYPTEYHVRNYGLMTANPFAWHDYKADASLDGSLLLEAGQDLVFRYRLLIHRGDAQLGHVAARYHDFINPPTVEVV
- a CDS encoding sugar phosphate isomerase/epimerase; the protein is MKYAICNELFEGQPLGEYLPLVARLGYTGLEVAPFAFDTHVAQMSPEEARRVGDQIRAHGLEVVGMHWLLARTEGLHITSADREARDRAAAYMTTLIRRTGDMGGKIMVFGSPQQRNVLPGVAEEDAWEWAAHFFQRVAPVAQEEGILICIEPLARDDTNFIYTKDQGVRLVELVDHPSVALHLDVKAMSDEGRPIPDIIREAKDHLGHFHANDGKLGPGMGPIEYRPILQALKDIGYGGWISVEVFDFSPGAERIARESIEYLKSRE
- a CDS encoding Gfo/Idh/MocA family oxidoreductase, translating into MAEREIGFAVVGLGMGAGHARDIYDLPGARLVAVCDIDEERLNAVGDRYGAKKYKDFGRMLRNPDVEVVSIALPSGMHAKFGIRAARAGKHIVVEKPIDINLRAIDRLIEEADKAGVKLGAVFQSRYNPLYQRLKEIIDSGRLGKLYGIHADLFWWREQSYYEDEKHGKWKGTWAMDGGGSLANQGIHTMDLVQWLAGPVSSVFGYMGRYAHDIEAEDKVSAVLQFENGAIGSINTTTAAWPGGGDTLTIHGENGTIATGKRRDTIEVWKLRDDPEGKEEQEIKAMYGPREEGSGVSVATDPRATALHGHQPIFADMIEAIREDRDPFITGESARKPVEIMLAIYRAARTHREVKLPL
- a CDS encoding NAD-dependent epimerase/dehydratase family protein; this translates as MRYLITGGAGFLGTALANRLAGAGHEVHVLDDLSAGDPSRLRDEVLFTRGDVRDVPKLWSLLQDTDCVYHLAAKVSVPASNLYPRDYNDVNVGGTVCLLEAVRDVGVPKVVLASSGAVYGEQTQMPISEAAVPNPGSPYAVSKLAAEYYCRTVGRLAGFETVVLRIFNTYGPGQPLPASHAPVIPLFLRRAINGGSIVIFGDGNQTRDFVYIDDVTDALVAAGERPGLAGQVINVGSGRECSIRQLVALVEDASGRRTSPIHNPSQEGGVSHSVADISLASQLLGYTPKVSLEDGLRRMLSEDDRFRNRA